A portion of the Sphingobacterium spiritivorum genome contains these proteins:
- the aat gene encoding leucyl/phenylalanyl-tRNA--protein transferase, which yields MIFQLDDQDLSFPHPKYAEEDGLLAVGGDLSPDRLLLAYSNGIFPWFSDDSPILWYAPHERFVIFPEKLKVSKSMKQILRKAEFKVTLNTAFEQVIRQCAKIERKDQDGTWITADMIDAYIRLHPSGYAHAIEVWQDGQLVGGLYGVLIGQVFCGESMFSKVPNASKIALIHLFQFFDLKFVDCQFHTDHLASMGGEMISQEDYLNILNT from the coding sequence ATGATTTTTCAACTCGATGATCAGGATCTAAGTTTCCCTCATCCAAAATACGCAGAAGAAGACGGCTTGCTGGCTGTCGGTGGCGATTTAAGTCCCGACCGTCTGCTACTCGCTTACAGCAACGGAATCTTTCCCTGGTTTAGTGATGACAGTCCGATTCTTTGGTATGCTCCTCATGAACGCTTTGTAATCTTTCCTGAAAAATTAAAAGTCAGCAAGAGTATGAAGCAGATATTGCGTAAAGCAGAGTTTAAAGTTACGCTTAATACTGCCTTTGAACAGGTAATCCGTCAATGTGCCAAAATAGAGCGCAAAGATCAGGACGGTACATGGATCACTGCTGATATGATTGATGCTTACATCAGGCTTCACCCATCAGGTTATGCTCACGCTATTGAGGTATGGCAGGATGGTCAGCTCGTTGGAGGATTATATGGTGTACTGATCGGGCAGGTCTTCTGCGGAGAAAGTATGTTTTCAAAAGTGCCCAACGCATCTAAGATAGCTCTTATCCATTTATTTCAGTTTTTTGATCTCAAATTTGTAGATTGCCAGTTCCATACGGATCATCTCGCTTCTATGGGTG